A stretch of the Veillonella parvula DSM 2008 genome encodes the following:
- a CDS encoding CobW family GTP-binding protein yields MIPIVIISGFLGSGKTTLLQHILKEHTSKDKILIIENDFGETSLDATNLAKTGATVREVTSGCICCSLQGNFQQALLDILQNYKIDMIYIEPSGVSKLSEIIHTCNDEDIAKSAYVHASITTVDAMQAPMFIKNFGLFFKDQITHSDAIFLSHTEDIQQTSITKRMIRDLAPHTPIHEEAWDTISLRDYIKRLYHCHDDHCLHDEHLFMSHTFKDLRTLSLAQWKTILEGMPDTVLRAKGIVPTTEGPHELQYGTHYCSLSPSETNDYSLVVIGTDFNVPMVHNEVCQS; encoded by the coding sequence ATGATTCCAATAGTTATTATATCCGGATTTCTAGGTTCTGGAAAAACAACATTATTACAACATATATTAAAAGAACATACATCGAAAGATAAAATTCTTATTATAGAAAACGATTTTGGTGAAACTAGCCTTGATGCGACTAATCTTGCAAAAACAGGGGCTACAGTTCGCGAAGTAACCTCTGGCTGTATTTGTTGTAGCTTACAAGGAAATTTCCAGCAAGCACTACTTGATATTCTCCAAAATTACAAAATCGATATGATCTACATCGAGCCATCAGGTGTTAGCAAGCTTAGTGAAATCATCCATACTTGTAACGACGAGGACATTGCAAAATCTGCTTACGTTCACGCATCGATAACGACTGTCGATGCTATGCAAGCACCAATGTTTATCAAAAATTTTGGACTTTTCTTCAAGGATCAAATCACTCATAGTGATGCGATTTTTTTGAGCCATACAGAAGATATTCAACAAACAAGCATTACGAAACGTATGATTCGCGACCTCGCGCCACATACACCAATCCATGAAGAAGCATGGGATACCATCAGTTTGCGTGATTACATCAAGCGTCTGTATCATTGTCATGATGATCACTGTTTGCACGATGAACATTTATTTATGAGTCATACCTTTAAGGATTTACGTACTCTCAGTCTCGCACAGTGGAAAACCATTTTAGAAGGCATGCCTGATACAGTGCTTCGTGCCAAAGGGATTGTACCTACTACAGAAGGCCCACACGAACTTCAGTACGGCACACATTATTGTTCGCTTTCACCTAGTGAAACTAATGACTATAGTTTAGTCGTTATCGGAACAGATTTTAATGTACCAATGGTACATAACGAAGTGTGTCAATCATGA